A segment of the Odoribacter splanchnicus DSM 20712 genome:
ATAACGGGATTTAGCCGTCCCCTGATAACGCTGGGTATTTACAGCCAATACGTTCACTCCATACATGGCTTCAACTGCTTTCTTTATCTCAATCTTATTTGCCTCTTTTGCTACGATAAAAGCTACTTTACGCTGTTTATCGGTGAGAGCTGTCATCTTTTCCGTTAAAACGGGCTTAATAATAATTTCCATCTCTTCTTGGTTTAGTTAAGATTGAACATTTCGTTAAGGCCCTCTACAGAACTTTCAACTAAAACAAGGTTTTTAGCCTTCATTACGTTGTAAGTTGCGATGTCGCTAACTCTCATCACTTCCACATTCTGCAAGTTACGGGCAGACAGAAGTACATTTTCGTTCACACCGTTACCCAATACCAACAACAGACGACCGTTGTTTACCTGCAGGTTGTTCATCAAAGCAACCATTTGTTTGGTCTTCGGAGCTTCGAAGGTGAAGTCTTCAACGACTTTTACAGCATTTGCACTTGCTTTTACAGCCAAAGCTGATTTACGAGCCAATTTTTTCAATTTCTTGTTCAGTTTGAAGCTGTAATCTCTCGGTACGGGACCAAAAATACGACCTCCTCCTCTGAACTCAGGGTTCTTAATACTACCTGCACGAGCACCTCCGGTACCTTTTTGCTTTTTCAGCTTTTTGGTACTTCCGGAAATTTCATTCCGCTGTTTTGACTTGTGAGTACCCTGACGGTTGTTGGCCAGGAACTGTTTTACGTCAAGGTAGATAGCGTGCTCATTAGGCTGAATTCCAAAAATAGCGTCATCCAACACTATCTTTCTGCCGGTTTCCTGTCCGGCAATGTTTAGTACACTTAACTCCATTACTTCTGAATAATTACGTATGAACCTTTAGATCCGGGAACAGATCCCTTCACCAACAACAAATTATTTTCAGGAATTACCTTCAAAACTTCCAAGTTCTCTACAGTAACCCGGTCTCCGCCCATACGGCCACCCATACGCATTCCTTTGAAAACACGTGCCGGAGTAGAACATGCTCCGATAGATCCCGGTTTTCTCAGACGGTTATGCTGACCGTGGGTAGCTTGTCCTACTCCACCGAAACCGTGACGTTTCACAACGCCCTGGTAACCTTTACCTTTAGAGGTACCGACGATATCGACATAGGCAGTACCTTCCAGTATGGTCACGTCGATTACATCTCCCAACTTGTGTTCTTCGGCAAATCCTGCAAACTCAACGAGTTTACGTTTCGGAGTTGTGCCAGCCTTCTTAAAATGTCCACTTAGCTGCTTCGTTGTGTGTTTTTCTTTTTTCTCATCAAAACCCAACTGAAGTGCTTCGTAACCGTCTTTTTCTATGGTTTTCACCTGAGTTACGACACATGGACCGCATTCAATAACAGTGCATGGGATACTTTTCCCCTCAACACTGAAAACGGAAGTCATTCCGACTTTTTTTCCAATTAAACCTGGTAATTTCATTTCTTTTTTAATAGGTTAATTCTTCATTTTAACGACATAGGGTTTCGCCGTTAACTACACT
Coding sequences within it:
- the rplW gene encoding 50S ribosomal protein L23; its protein translation is MEIIIKPVLTEKMTALTDKQRKVAFIVAKEANKIEIKKAVEAMYGVNVLAVNTQRYQGTAKSRYTKAGVISGRTNSFKKAIVTLAEGDSIDFFSNI
- the rplD gene encoding 50S ribosomal protein L4, whose translation is MELSVLNIAGQETGRKIVLDDAIFGIQPNEHAIYLDVKQFLANNRQGTHKSKQRNEISGSTKKLKKQKGTGGARAGSIKNPEFRGGGRIFGPVPRDYSFKLNKKLKKLARKSALAVKASANAVKVVEDFTFEAPKTKQMVALMNNLQVNNGRLLLVLGNGVNENVLLSARNLQNVEVMRVSDIATYNVMKAKNLVLVESSVEGLNEMFNLN
- the rplC gene encoding 50S ribosomal protein L3, which gives rise to MKLPGLIGKKVGMTSVFSVEGKSIPCTVIECGPCVVTQVKTIEKDGYEALQLGFDEKKEKHTTKQLSGHFKKAGTTPKRKLVEFAGFAEEHKLGDVIDVTILEGTAYVDIVGTSKGKGYQGVVKRHGFGGVGQATHGQHNRLRKPGSIGACSTPARVFKGMRMGGRMGGDRVTVENLEVLKVIPENNLLLVKGSVPGSKGSYVIIQK